One part of the Amphiura filiformis chromosome 5, Afil_fr2py, whole genome shotgun sequence genome encodes these proteins:
- the LOC140152921 gene encoding uncharacterized protein, producing the protein MGMLHKLMFCSLLVLFIIVFVQGNNAYRKKPQILRALPNLRQLVHNRRSRDVSGESAEVAEQEEVESESEFESSDQLSSTSSIIVGSSVSSVGGAEGGAEGGEGGNEGGAAGGNPAPVNEIKLSPNRGDTQMLGGQLGGQLGGKFGAPNQNHKQQQPQQQNNNGETVIGTGAEAGAQDEGADSSAEDQAGPGYAAGLNEQPQQQNNNGETVIGTGAETGAQDEGADSSAEDQTGPVYAAGLNEQPQQQNNNGETVIGTGTEAGAQAEGDDSSAEEGADPVYNAGLKNEPNNQQGENIIPQQGGGEDSSAEQAGAAMEGGAAQTAPGESEEAAPAQQGGGGGDAAESEEEVEQVGGALGGVVGGSSSVEAGAGASTAAPASATLSLAPAIATTASNATSSVDYSQSGGNFFSSSVVDYGSDAQLIEEEGGHVAPQEAAEGAIAPEPMTDAQKTKIGVGVGVGASAALALGAGAVYYTKRQAAAGAAAAASA; encoded by the coding sequence TTTTTGTTCAAGGAAACAACGCTTACAGGAAAAAACCTCAAATTTTGCGAGCTCTTCCCAATCTAAGACAGTTGGTACATAACAGACGAAGCAGAGATGTCAGCGGTGAAAGTGCTGAAGTGGCTGAACAAGAAGAAGTGGAAAGTGAAAGTGAATTTGAATCATCGGATCAACTCAGCTCAACTTCAAGTATAATCGTAGGATCAAGTGTATCAAGTGTGGGAGGTGCAGAAGGAGGTGCAGAAGGTGGAGAAGGTGGCAATGAAGGAGGTGCAGCAGGTGGTAACCCTGCACCTGTTAACGAAATAAAATTATCTCCCAATCGCGGGGATACACAAATGCTTGGGGGACAGCTTGGGGGACAGCTTGGGGGAAAGTTTGGTGCACCCAACCAGAATCATAAGCAACAACAACcacaacaacaaaataacaatGGAGAGACTGTAATTGGAACAGGAGCAGAAGCAGGAGCACAGGATGAAGGAGCCGACAGTAGTGCTGAGGATCAAGCTGGTCCTGGTTATGCTGCTGGATTGAATGAACAACcacaacaacaaaataacaatGGAGAGACTGTAATTGGAACAGGAGCAGAAACAGGAGCACAGGATGAAGGAGCCGACAGTAGTGCTGAGGATCAAACTGGTCCTGTTTATGCTGCTGGATTGAATGAACAACcacaacaacaaaataacaatGGAGAGACTGTAATTGGAACAGGAACAGAAGCAGGAGCACAAGCTGAAGGAGACGACAGTAGTGCTGAAGAGGGAGCGGATCCTGTTTATAATGCTGGATTGAAAAACGAGCCCAATAATCAACAAGGAGAAAATATAATTCCCCAACAAGGTGGTGGTGAAGATAGTAGTGCCGAGCAGGCTGGTGCAGCTATGGAGGGTGGTGCTGCCCAAACTGCTCCTGGTGAAAGTGAAGAAGCCGCGCCTGCTCAACAAGGAGGTGGGGGAGGTGACGCAGCTGAAAGTGAAGAGGAAGTTGAGCAGGTTGGCGGTGCACTTGGTGGCGTTGTTGGTGGCTCAAGTAGTGTAGAAGCAGGTGCAGGTGCAAGTACTGCTGCTCCAGCTTCAGCTACTCTGTCACTTGCACCAGCAATTGCTACTACCGCATCCAATGCCACGTCGTCGGTGGACTACAGTCAAAGTGGTGGTAACTTTTTCAGCAGTTCTGTTGTTGATTATGGATCAGACGCACAACTAATTGAAGAAGAAGGTGGGCATGTTGCGCCACAAGAAGCTGCGGAAGGAGCTATTGCTCCAGAGCCAATGACGGACGCACAAAAAACGAAAATTGGTGTCGGTGTGGGAGTAGGGGCATCTGCTGCATTAGCATTAGGAGCCGGTGCGGTATACTATACAAAACGACAAGCAGCTGCAGGTGCAGCCGCAGCCGCATCAGCCTAA